The following proteins come from a genomic window of Malus domestica chromosome 02, GDT2T_hap1:
- the LOC103418508 gene encoding rust resistance kinase Lr10-like produces MNYQDTKLLQSIFSLDRMLLINFLCWFLMIADAGFVSTVYGDRVVPENCKVRHCEHHGPAIRFPFRLKGQPFSCGYHGFDLSCTTDGRTVLEMPSSSNKLIVETINYASQEIRVYSQNDCLPKDIFSSSTFQFVHGPFGTNSTLFSCPSPLPETDGYCLIELSRCPYGVDNPENQTYYYAVDGRCSIGRMNLVSCTKQLDYTSVPDISSVKEYRSLKLQWSKPSCGPCEEMGKPCRLKRTIGQYNFTDNQTEETECVSEDSTRGRTSLEISGIFTFSVVVTVVGTLIYRVYSSNKIEKTNQLRIERFLDDYIAHKPSRYSYADIKRITNQFNEKLGQGAYGTVYKGQLSSDLLVAVKILNNSNEKGEDFLNEVGTMGRVHHVNVVRMVGFCADGYTTALVYEYLPHGSLQNILSSADSKSAFLGWDKLHEIALGIAKGIEYLHQGCDLRILHFDIKPHNILLDQNFTPKVSDFGLAKLCSRDQSAVSMTTIRGTIGYIAPEVFSRNFGNVSYKSDVYSFGMLLLEMVGGRKNFKFMEEDSTSSEVYFPEWIYNLLEQGDDLRIHIEDGGDAETAKKLAIVGLWCVQWHPIDRPSMKVVIQMLEGEGDNLTVPANPFRSTSN; encoded by the exons ATGAATTACCAAGATACCAAACTTCTACAATCAATATTCTCATTGGATAGAATGCTTCTGATCAATTTCTTGTGCTGGTTTCTCATGATAGCAGATGCTGGATTTGTAAGCACAGTGTATGGCGACAGAGTAGTCCCTGAAAACTGCAAAGTAAGACACTGTGAACACCACGGTCCAGCCATCCGATTCCCATTTCGACTTAAAGGACAGCCATTCTCGTGCGGTTACCATGGCTTTGATCTATCATGCACCACCGACGGCCGAACTGTGCTTGAGATGCCATCCTCATCTAACAAGCTCATCGTTGAAACGATTAACTACGCATCTCAAGAAATCAGAGTATATTCCCAAAATGATTGCCTGCCGAAAGATATTTTCTCTTCCTCGACCTTTCAATTTGTGCATGGACCGTTTGGTACTAATTCTACTTTATTCAGTTGTCCGTCACCATTACCTGAAACGGACGGGTATTGTCTTATTGAACTGAGTCGGTGCCCTTACGGCGTTGACAATCCTGAAAACCAAACCTACTACTATGCTGTCGACGGCCGGTGTTCCATTGGTCGAATGAACCTAGTTTCTTGTACCAAGCAGCTTGACTACACATCAGTTCCAGATATTTCATCAGTGAAAGAATACAGATCTCTGAAGCTGCAGTGGTCCAAACCATCATGTGGACCTTGCGAAGAGATGGGCAAGCCTTGCAGACTGAAGAGAACCATTGGTCAATATAATTTCACAGATAATCAGACTGAAGAAACTGAATGCGTGAGCGAAG ATAGTACCCGTGGAAGGACAAGCTTAGAGATATCTG GTATTTTCACATTTTCTGTGGTTGTAACAGTCGTGGGGACTCTCATTTACCGTGTTTATAGCTCCAACAAAATAGAGAAAACAAATCAGTTGAGGATTGAAAGATTTTTGGACGATTACATAGCACACAAGCCAAGTAGATATTCCTACGCTGATATTAAAAGGATAACAAATCAATTCAATGAAAAGTTAGGTCAAGGAGCCTATGGAACAGTGTACAAAGGACAGCTTTCCTCCGACTTACTTGTAGCTGTGAAAATCCTCAACAATTCTAATGAAAAAGGAGAAGATTTTTTAAATGAAGTCGGAACAATGGGTCGAGTCCACCATGTCAATGTGGTTCGCATGGTTGGTTTTTGTGCTGATGGGTACACAACAGCTCTTGTGTATGAATATCTACCACATGGTTCACTACAGAATATCTTATCATCAGCAGATAGTAAAAGCGCTTTCCTTGGTTGGGATAAGTTGCATGAGATTGCTTTAGGTATAGCCAAAGGAATTGAATATCTTCATCAAGGGTGTGACCTCCGAATCCTCCATTTCGATATCAAACCACACAACATTTTGCTAGACCAGAATTTCACCCCAAAAGTTTCCGATTTTGGTCTCGCCAAGTTGTGCTCTAGAGATCAAAGCGCAGTATCCATGACTACCATCAGAGGGACCATTGGCTACATTGCGCCCGAAGTGTTCTCTAGGAACTTTGGAAACGTGTCCTACAAGTCAGATGTCTATAGCTTTGGAATGTTGCTGCTGGAAATGGTCGGGGGAAGAAAAAACTTTAAGTTCATGGAAGAGGACTCCACCAGCAGCGAAGTCTACTTCCCAGAATGGATTTATAACCTTTTAGAACAAGGGGACGACCTACGGATTCACATTGAGGACGGAGGAGATGCTGAAACTGCAAAGAAGCTAGCTATTGTGGGTCTATGGTGCGTCCAATGGCACCCCATAGATCGCCCTTCCATGAAAGTTGTTATTCAAATGTTAGAAGGAGAGGGTGACAATCTAACCGTACCTGCTAATCCTTTCCGGTCTACTTCGAATTGA
- the LOC114821487 gene encoding LEAF RUST 10 DISEASE-RESISTANCEUS RECEPTOR-LIKE PROTEIN KINASE-like 2.1, which yields MCRGSLLLVAYGALLLLFLLPFICSQTSIPENNSDCTLSCGNIDISSPFRLKGDPQHCGNPTYELTCEENVTVLYLYKRKFYAKAINYNNLTIRVVDAAVQKKDNYYSIPRYSLTSSNFSSGYPYSTYLARLTWSSNSPDISSSYTARPIIFMNCPNPMHSPGLVETAPCVKDGTYSSNSSLSNGLRMFSYSIFGWNGSISSLDLGESCELTQMLMVSPSLSVQDMHQHLTSCEGIYSEIAHGFELSWFDQACSTSNCTEGTCVLNNVSKIECFSYETRKEHWYNKILLPTVEALETVLYQMYFFIRYGQFIPRDELRYNSLYYGCLIILYYFLGLFQVVKFLFGFPCLIALIIYKCKRRHLSMYENIEDFLQNNQLMPVRYSYSDIRKMARGFKDKLGEGGFGSVYKAKLRSGRLVAIKMLGKSKANGQDFINEVATIGRIHHVNVVQLIGFCVEGSKRALVYDFMPNGSLDKHIFSQQGVISLSCEKMSEISLGVARGIEYLHRGCDMQILHFDIKPHNILLDENFLPKVSDFGLARLCPLDNSIVSLTAARGTPGYIAPEFFYKNIGGVSYKADVYSFGMLLMEMAGKRKNLNVNIEHLSQIYFPTWVFDQLSGGNDLTIGDATEEEKKIIKKMIIVALWCIQMKPSDRPSMNKVVEMLEGEIESLQMPPKPFLYRQQMPEVVPGDSSSTA from the exons ATGTGTAGAGGAAGTCTCTTACTAGTTGCATATGGAGCCCTTCTTCtactctttcttcttccctttaTTTGTTCCCAAACATCGATACCTGAAAATAATTCTGATTGTACTCTTTCTTGTGGCAATATTGACATAAGCTCTCCATTTCGGTTAAAGGGAGACCCTCAACACTGCGGCAACCCTACGTATGAGCTAACTTGTGAGGAAAATGTTACAGTCCTCTACTTGTATAAGCGAAAGTTTTACGCCAAGGCGATCAATTACAACAACCTTACAATCCGAGTTGTGGATGCTGCTGTTCAAAAGAAAGATAACTACTACTCCATCCCACGTTACTCTTTAACCTCATCCAACTTTAGTTCTGGGTATCCTTACAGCACTTATCTAGCCCGACTGACGTGGAGTTCAAATAGCCCGGACATAAGTTCTAGTTACACGGCACGGCCTATAATTTTTATGAACTGTCCAAATCCAATGCATTCTCCTGGCCTTGTAGAAACAGCTCCATGCGTCAAGGACGGCACCTATTCTTCCAATTCTTCTCTGTCCAATGGTTTAAGAATGTTTTCCTATTCCATCTTTGGCTGGAATGGCTCCATAAGTTCATTGGATTTGGGGGAGTCCTGTGAACTAACGCAGATGCTTATGGTCTCACCTTCGTTATCCGTACAAGACATGCATCAACACTTGACGTCCTGTGAAGGCATATATAGTGAAATAGCGCATGGCTTCGAGCTTTCATGGTTTGACCAGGCTTGTAGCACCTCAAACTGCACAGAGGGGACTTGTGTGCTCAACAACGTGAGCAAAATTGAGTGCTTTAGCTACGAAACCAGAAAAG AACATTGGTACAACAAGATCTTGCTGCCCACAGTAGAGGCACTAG AAACGGTTTTGTACCAGATGTATTTCTTCATCCGCTATGGTCAGTTTATCCCTAGGGACGAGTTGAGGTATAACTCCCTTTATTACGGGTGTCTGATAATTCTGTACTATTTCCTAG GACTCTTCCAAGTAGTCAAATTTTTATTTGGCTTTCCCTGTTTAATTGCATTAATAATATACAAATGCAAAAGGAGGCACTTGTCCATGTATGAAAATATAGAAGACTTTCTGCAGAATAATCAGCTCATGCCAGTAAGGTACTCTTACTCGGACATAAGAAAGATGGCCAGAGGTTTTAAGGACAAGTTAGGGGAAGGTGGCTTTGGTTCTGTGTACAAGGCAAAGCTTCGCAGTGGCCGTCTTGTAGCCATCAAGATGTTGGGCAAGTCGAAAGCCAACGGGCAGGATTTTATCAATGAAGTTGCTACCATCGGAAGGATTCACCATGTTAACGTGGTCCAACTTATTGGTTTTTGTGTGGAGGGTTCAAAGCGTGCTCTTGTATATGACTTCATGCCTAATGGGTCTCTTGATAAGCACATATTTTCTCAACAAGGAGTTATCTCCTTAAGTTGCGAGAAAATGTCTGAAATCTCACTTGGAGTGGCTCGTGGTATTGAATATTTGCATCGAGGATGTGACATGCAAATTTTGCACTTCGACATCAAGCCTCACAACATTCTTCTCGACGAGAACTTTCTTCCGAAGGTTTCAGATTTTGGGTTAGCAAGGCTATGCCCATTAGATAATAGCATTGTGTCTTTGACTGCAGCGAGAGGAACCCCCGGATACATAGCTCCAGAGTTTTTCTACAAAAACATTGGAGGTGTTTCATACAAAGCTGATGTCTATAGTTTTGGGATGCTACTGATGGAAATGGCTGGAAAAAGAAAGAACTTAAACGTAAATATAGAACACTTGAGCCAAATATACTTTCCAACATGGGTTTTCGACCAGCTGAGTGGAGGAAATGACCTTACAATCGGAGATGCTACAGAGGAGGAAAAGAAAATCATTAAGAAGATGATTATTGTGGCGTTGTGGTGCATACAAATGAAGCCTAGCGACCGTCCTTCTATGAATAAAGTAGTAGAGATGCTTGAGGGAGAAATTGAGAGCCTTCAAATGCCTCCAAAGCCTTTCTTATACCGACAACAAATGCCAGAGGTGGTTCCTGGCGACAGTTCAAGTACCGCATAA
- the LOC114821489 gene encoding pentatricopeptide repeat-containing protein At3g03580-like has product MKTGNLSSTSCRTKEVVYPLFSKALSSAKNCTELHKVHSQIVTSGLHHSVFFSGKLISKYAQLRDPISSLSVFHQALPKSNAYLWNSIIRALIHNGFYSKALDHYTEMDKLNVRPDRYTFPSVINACAALCDLEMGMIVHQRVSEMGFGSDLYIGNALMDMYCRFGELGKARQLFEQMPERDIVSWNTVISGYSSNGYWEEALEIFRRLRMDGLLPDSFSISGVLPACGGLGDVEEGQIVHALVEKIGVHADVLVSNGLLSMYFKFGWLKDAQSLFEKMVVRDSVSWNTVICGYSQLGLFKDSINLFKQMVNEFTPDLLTITSVLRACAHLRDLRLARYVHDYMKRSAFQFDTMANNILIDMYAKCGNLLASQEVFDHMECRDAVSWNSLINGYFLNGCSDEGFNLFKAMKSSIKPDSVSYVMILSISTQLADVDKGKMIHCDTVKLGFDLDVIINNALVDIYAKCGKIKDSLLVFENMEVRDVVTWNTIIAACIHYDDCSLGLKMIRRMRNEGVMPDAATMLGILPVCSLLAAKQQGKEIHGCILRLGFHSDVPVGNALIEMYSSCGSLENSIRVFEHMRKKDVVTWTSMISAYGTYGDGVKAVRTFAEMEATGVLPDHLAFLAVIFSCSHSGLVEEGLAYFNRMKNYKLEPRIEHFACVVDLLSRCGLLAQAEDFIHSMPMKADASIWGSLLSACRASGDTDITARVSEQIIQLNSNDIGYHVLVSNVYAALGKWDQVRRIRKCMQAKGLTKDPGFSWMEIQKNG; this is encoded by the coding sequence ATGAAAACTGGAAACTTGAGCAGTACAAGTTGCCGTACCAAAGAAGTTGTGTATCCGTTATTCTCAAAAGCTCTTTCCTCTGCTAAAAACTGCACTGAATTACACAAAGTCCACTCACAGATTGTCACTTCAGGATTACACCATTCCGTCTTCTTCTCCGGCAAACTCATAAGCAAATATGCTCAGCTCAGAGACCCCATTTCCTCCCTCTCAGTTTTCCACCAAGCTCTTCCCAAAAGCAATGCCTACCTATGGAATTCAATCATCAGAGCGCTTATCCACAATGGGTTTTACTCAAAAGCTCTTGACCACTACACTGAAATGGATAAATTGAATGTTCGACCTGATAGGTATACATTTCCTTCAGTGATCAATGCCTGTGCTGCGTTATGTGATCTGGAAATGGGCATGATTGTTCATCAGCGTGTTTCCGAAATGGGTTTTGGATCAGACTTGTACATTGGTAATGCATTGATGGACATGTATTGTAGATTTGGTGAACTTGGCAAAGCACGGCAACTGTTTGAGCAAATGCCTGAAAGGGATATTGTGTCGTGGAATACTGTGATTTCAGGCTACAGTTCGAATGGATATTGGGAGGAAGCTTTGGAAATTTTTCGTAGGCTGAGAATGGATGGGTTGTTACCGGATTCTTTTTCCATATCTGGTGTTTTGCCTGCGTGCGGAGGCTTGGGTGATGTTGAAGAGGGTCAGATAGTTCATGCTTTGGTTGAGAAGATTGGGGTCCATGCTGATGTTTTAGTAAGCAATGGACTTCTTTCAATGTACTTCAAATTTGGTTGGTTAAAAGATGCTCAAAGTCTTTTCGAGAAGATGGTAGTTAGGGACTCGGTTAGTTGGAACACTGTGATTTGTGGGTACTCTCAGTTGGGGTTGTTTAAAGACTCAATAAATTTGTTCAAGCAAATGGTGAATGAATTTACACCTGATTTGCTAACAATCACTTCTGTTCTCCGTGCTTGTGCTCATTTACGGGATCTGAGGCTTGCAAGATATGTTCATGACTACATGAAAAGAAGTGCTTTTCAATTTGATACTATGGCAAATAACATACTTattgatatgtatgcaaaatgtgGAAACTTATTAGCTTCACAAGAAGTATTTGATCATATGGAATGTAGGGATGCTGTGTCGTGGAATTCATTGATCAATGGTTATTTTCTTAATGGTTGTTCTGATGAAGGGTTCAACCTTTTTAAGGCAATGAAGAGTAGCATCAAACCTGACTCTGTGAGTTATGTGATGATCCTGTCAATTTCTACTCAGCTAGCAGATGTGGACAAGGGGAAAATGATCCACTGTGATACGGTAAAATTGGGATTCGATTTAGATGTTATCATCAACAATGCTCTTGTAGATATATATGCTAAATGTGGCAAAATAAAGGATTCGCTACTAGTATTTGAGAATATGGAAGTTCGTGATGTAGTAACATGGAATACCATAATTGCTGCTTGCATTCACTATGACGATTGTAGTTTAGGGTTAAAAATGATTCGTAGAATGAGGAATGAAGGAGTGATGCCCGATGCGGCCACCATGTTAGGTATCTTGCCTGTATGTTCCTTGCTTGCCGCAAAGCAACAAGGAAAAGAGATCCATGGGTGCATTTTAAGGTTAGGATTTCATTCAGATGTCCCTGTTGGGAATGCACTAATAGAAATGTATTCTAGCTGTGGTAGTTTGGAAAACTCCATACGAGTATTTGAGCATATGAGAAAGAAGGATGTGGTGACATGGACCTCCATGATCTCTGCCTATGGGACATATGGTGACGGAGTGAAAGCAGTAAGAACTTTTGCAGAAATGGAAGCAACGGGTGTCCTTCCTGATCATCTTGCTTTCCTTGCTGTCATATTTTCTTGTAGCCATTCAGGTTTAGTAGAAGAAGGTCTAGCTTACTTCAACCGGATGAAGAACTACAAACTTGAACCTAGGATCGAACACTTTGCTTGTGTAGTTGACCTCCTCTCACGGTGTGGCTTATTAGCTCAAGCAGAGGACTTTATCCATTCAATGCCAATGAAGGCAGATGCGAGTATATGGGGATCTTTACTTAGTGCTTGTCGAGCTAGTGGAGATACAGATATAACTGCACGTGTCTCAGAACAGATAATTCAATTGAATTCTAATGATATAGGGTATCATGTTTTGGTCTCAAATGTATATGCAGCTTTAGGGAAGTGGGATCAAGTGAGAAGAATCCGGAAATGCATGCAAGCCAAAGGACTCACAAAAGATCCTGGATTTAGCTGGATGGAGATTCAAAAGAATGGCTGA